Sequence from the Marinihelvus fidelis genome:
GGGAGAGGCCTTCCTGGGCCGACTTGTCTTTTCCAGGCACGGGTGCCTGGCCGTTGGCCGATTTCGCCGTGTCCGCCGGCCGGCTGCCATTCGCGGAAGCCGCTTCTGCCGCAGGCTTGGCGGGCTGGGCGGCGGGCTTGCCCGGGTCCATGTCGATGCTGCCCTTGAACTTGGCGCCATCTTCCAGGCTCATGCGCGGTGCAACGATGTTGCCGCGAACATTGCCGCTGCTGGAGATGATGACCTTCTCGGAGCCGCTGATATCGCCATTGACCTCGCCATCAACCTTGACGATGCGGGCCTCGATGTCGGCGTTGACCTTGCCGGTGGTGCCGATATCGAGACGGTGCTGGCCAAGGCTGACCTTGCCATCGACCTGCCCTTCCACCAGCAGGTTCTCTTCACCGCTGACGTCACCATTGATCCGGATTTTCGGGCCGATCACCGCGCTGCGTCCGCTTGAGGGGTTGGCCGCACGAGTCGCTGCGGCATCGTTCAGGCCGGCGTCGAAATGCGCCTTCGGGGCCTGCTCATTGCTGTCTTTTCGCTTGTCGAACATGAATGAGTTCCAGGTACTTGTTCATAGGGGACGTCCAAGTCTAGCAGCAAAATGTCACCAAACCGGCAAAATAAATTGCGGCTAAAACCCTGCCCTGCCAGGCCATGCCGCCCTGTGCCACTGCGCCAGGATGCGACAATCCCCGGTTCGTCCATTACAATCCGGGTGGATGAAACCGGCAAGCCCCAGTGGCGTTTCAATTTCCGCATGACGGACAGCGAGATCACGCTGCTACTTGATCGTTGGAGCAAAGGCGACGAAGCCGCGCTCGAACAATTGCTACCACTGATCTACGCCGAACTGCACCGAACCGCCGGCGCCTACATGGCCGCGCAGCGCGCCGGCCACACCCTGCAACCCACCGCGCTGGTCAACGAGGCGTTCATGCGCCTGAGCAACCCGGCGGACTCACCGTTCCGCAACCGTTCCCATTTCCTCGCCGCCGCGGCCCAGGCCATGCGTCACCTGCTGATTGACCATGCCCGCCGCAAACAGGCCGAGAAGCGATTCGACCCGGTCAACCGGGTGACCCTGCTGGAAGGCGACTTTGCCGGCGAGAGCGACGAGGCCGATGTGCTGGCGCTGAACGAGGCGCTGGAACGGTTGCGCGAGGCCAACCCCAGGCAGGAGCAGGTCGTGGTGCTGCGCTACTTCGGCGGCATGTCGCAGGAGGAGGTCGCCGAGGTGCTCGACGTCTCGGTGCCCACGGTGGCCAGGGACTGGCGCATCGCCCGGTTGCTGCTGCACGAGTGGCTGAGCGCGGACGACGCGTCCTGAGCCCCGCCCCGCTGCCATGAATGACCGCGCCGAACGCGACCGCCGCATCGCCGAACTGCTTGAAGTCATTATTGACCTCGAGCCCGAGGAACAGGCCCGGGTGCTTGCGGCGCGCGAGGCTGATCCCGAACTGGCCCGCCATGTGCTGAAACTCGCGGCCGCCGAAGACGCACCCGGCCATCGCCTGGACCAGCCCTTACTCACGGGTGTCGATGTCGACCTGGACGCACTGGCGCGCGCGGCGCAAGAACCGGACACGCCGGAGGACCCGGAAACCATCGGGCCGTTCACGCGCATCCAGTTGCTGGGCGAGGGTGGCATGGGGCGTGTTTATCTCGCCCACCAGTCCGCCCCGGTCGAGCGCGACGTGGCCCTCAAGGTCATGCGCCATGGCCTGAGCCGGGATATCGACCGGCTGCGATTCGATACCGAGCGCCAGGCCCTGGCGCGACTGAATCACCCGAATATCGCGCAGATTTTCGAGGCCGGCACCACCGAGACCGGGCACCCCTGGTTCGCGATGGAATGGGTGCGGGGTGTATCGATCAGCCAGTTCAGTGACGAGCACCGGCTGGGCGTGGATGCGCGGCTGCGCCTGTTCATGGACGCCTTGCTGGCCATCCAGCATGCCCACCAGAACCAGCTGCTGCATCGCGACCTGAAGCCGTCGAACATCCTGGTTACAGCGGTCGATGACTTGCCGATGGTCAAGATCATCGACTTTGGCATCGCTGAGGGGCTCGATGACACCGACGCCGAGAGCCGGCACCGCGGCCAGCGCGCCGGCACACCCGGCTACGCACCACCCGAATCGCTTCCGACCGATGGCCAGCCCGTCCACCTCGATACCCGTTCGGATATATACACGCTGGGCGTCACGCTATACGAACTGCTCTGCGACCGCCGGCCGTTCGATCGCGCCGGCGACGCACCGACCGAGGTGTGGCGACGGATCCGCGAAGACACGCCGCCCACGCCGGCGGCCCAGGTGGCTGGCCTGCACCCGGAAGAAGCGCGGCATGTCGCAGGGAACCGCTCGGCCCGGCCCGACCAACTGGTCAGGACGCTGTCCGGCGACCTGGGCGCGATCGTCATGAAGGCCATGGCGCGCGACCGCGAACAGCGCTATGGCTCGATCAGCGCCTTTTACCAGGACCTGGTCCACTACCTGTCGCATGAGCCGGTCACCGCGCGGGCCAATGACTTTACCCATGTCGCCGCGCTGTTTTTCCGTCGCCGGGCCGGGGCCGTGATCGCCGCCGCGATGCTGCTGGTAGCCATGGGCGTCGGCCTGGTCGCCTGGTCCGAAGAGGCCCGGCGCGCCGCCCAGGAAGCCCAGCGCGCGCAACGCGAGGCACTGCAGGCCCGCGAAGCCCTGGCAGAGTCGCGACAGCTGTCCGACTTCGTCGTCGACCTGTTCGAACTGACCGGCACGCGCAGCGGCCAGCCACAGCGGATGACCACGAGGGAACTGCTGGACCTGGGTGCCGAACAGGTCGCTGGTCACCCTTCCCTGCCGCCACTGGAGCGGGCGCGGCTCATGCAACTGCTGGGCGAAATTTACACCCGCGTCTATGCGCTCGAACCGGCCCGGACCATGGCCATGGGGGCGCTGACGCTGCGCCGCGAGCACCTGCCGGCCACGCACACCGCCATCGCCGACAGCCTGGGCCTGCTGGGCGACATCCATCGCATCGAGATGCAGTACGAGCAGGCGGAGCCGCTGTTGCTGGAAGCGCTGGCCATTGCCGAGGCCGCGGAACCGCCCCACCCCGCCGCCCTGGCCGTCGCACTGGAACGTATGGCCTCGCTGTACTGGATCCAGGATCGCACCGATGATGCTATCGCCGCCCTCGAACGCGCCCTGGACATCCGCGAGGTCGAGCTGGGCGGGGCCGACGAACTCGCGCTGGCCGACGCCCTGTTTCACCTGGGCAACATGCTGCACACCCGCGGACGCGACGACGAAGCACAGCCCTACCTGGCCGAAGCCGCCCGGCTGTACCGGATCATCCACGGCGATGGTCACGTCAAGACCGCCACCACGCTGAACAACCTGGCGCAGTCGGAAGAAGCGCTGGGCCAACTCGACGCCGCCGAGAGCCACTACCGCGACGCCATCGCCGCGTGGCACGCCATCCACGGCCACTTTCATCCCCGCCCCATCCTGGCCAGCGAGTCACTGGCCCGGGCGCTGGGGCGCTGGGGGCGCCCCACTGACGGCATGGCGCTGGCACAGACCGCCCTGGATGACCGCATCGCGCTGCACGGCGGCGAAACGGCCGACGCCACACCCGCAATGATTGCGCTGGGCGTGAACCAGGCGCTCGCCGGTCACCTCACCGCGGCCGCCGCCAGCCTGGAGCGCGCCCGCCAGGTGGCCGCGGCCGAATTCGGCGAGCAACACGCCCGGACCCAGGCCGCCATGGACGCCATCGGTTGGTTGAACTGGTACGAGGGAGAGGCCGCGGTCGCAGAACGCATACACCGTAAACTCCTCGAGGCCCGCCAGGCCAGGCTGGGTGAGGATCACGCGCTGACCGCATTCAGCCACCTGAACCTTGGCCTTGCCCTGGGCAGCCTGGGCCGGTTTGACGAGGCGGTGGTGGAACTGACAACCGCGCTGGACGTATGGTCGGGCAGTCGGGGCAGTGGCCATCGCAGTACGGCCCTGGCCCAGCATTACCTGGGACTGGCGAAATGGCACCTGGGGGACCCACAGGGCGCCGAGGCGCTGTTCGAGCAGGCGCTCGCCACCCGTGGCCGCCTGTACCCACCCAGTCACCGGGATGTCGAGAGCAGCCGCAACGCGCTTGAGGCCATCCGCGCGAACAGCGCACCGCTTTCCTTCGACGCCAGGCACTGAATACACCCGGGCCAACAAAAAACCGGGGCCGCATTGCGACCCCGGTTTCGTTAATGCGTGGTGCCGAATCCGTGGCACCGTGTCCTTGAAGCCCCCTGGTCCGGGTGCCGTCAGGCGCCGGTTCCCTCCCTTACACGGTTAATACGCGATTGATGCGCCAACAATATCACTTTTAATTTATTTTAATCATTATCATCGACTTCCAGTTGGCCGCTGAGACGCCGCCAGACGTGCGACCAGGACAAACCAATGGCCAGCAGTATGGCCATCGCGGACAACACCAGCCAGGCCACCGCGTTTGCGGACCCGGCGCTGACCACACCGATATCAATCAGCAGCCAGATGCCGGTGCCGATAATCAGGGCACCAATCACCGACCCCAGCAGGCCCAGGCTGTTCTTGGTGGAGACCAGGAACACGGTCCAGCCGGCCAGCAGGATGGCGCCGACAAAGAAATGCACCGCACTGATGCCACCGGTGCCGTCTTCATTAGCCACGGCCCGTTTGACCCAGTGAAAGTACGACCAGCCGCTGGGATTGAAGGTCAGGAACACCAGGAAAAACGACGCCACCAGGCGCCAGAGGAAATCGATCGCCCCGAATTCATTCGAGGACTTTGAGCCGTCCGCCATGCCGCAAACACCTATTCACCTGAACGCCGGACATTATGCCCGATTCGCGCGCGTGCACAGCGGTGACACCGGCGGCGACAGGCCGCCCCTGGTTAGCGGCCGGAAGCATCCGGCGAAGGCAGAACCTGCGTTACACTTGCGTCATCCCTGTTCAGCCAGCCGGAGAATTTCGTGCCCGAAACCATCAACGTCAATGGCCAGCCGCAAACCTTCGATGGGGATGGCGACATGCCCCTGCTGTGGTACCTGCGGGAGAAACTCGACCTGACCGGCACCAAGTTCGGCTGCGGCATGGGCCTGTGCGGCGCCTGTACGGTGCACCTGGACGGCCAGGCCATTCGCTCCTGCCTGACGCCCGTCAGCACGGCGTTTGGCCGCGACATCACGACCATCGAGGGCCTGTCCGAGGATGGTTCACACCCCCTGCAGCTGGCCTGGATCCGGCATCGCGTGCCGCAATGCGGCTACTGCCAGGCGGGGCAGATCATGAATGCGGCCAGCTTCCTGGCCACCAACCCCAGCCCCGACCGCGACGCCGTCGACCAGGCCATGCAGGGCAACATCTGCCGTTGCGGCACCTATAACCGCATCAAGGCGGCCATCCTGGATGTCGCTGGCACGGAATCGGAGGACATGGCATGAGCGTATTTCACGTCACCCGCCGCGATTTCCTGCGCACCTCCGGCGTCGCCGCCGGCGGCCTGACCCTGGGCGTCGGCTTTACCGCATCAGCCCTTGGCAGCGCCCAGGCGCCCGACCCGACGGAGCTGAATGCCTTCGTCCACATCGCCCCGAATGGCGACACCGTGCTCTACTGCGGCCGCTGCGAAATGGGCCAGGGCATTTCCACCGCCCTGCCCGCGGCCGTCGCCGACGAGCTTGAGGCCGACTGGTCACGCGTGACCGTGCTGCAGGGTGACGGCGATGCCAAGTACGGCCCACAGAATACTGGCGGCTCGAAGAGCATCAACGTCATGTTCACCCCCATGCGCGAAGCCGGCGCCGCGGCCCAGGCCATGCTGGTCACCGCCGCCGCGCAACGCTGGAACCTGCCCGTCGACGACTGCTACGCGGACAACCACGTGGTCCGCAACCGCCAAGATGACCGCCAGCTGGGCTACGGCGAACTGGCAGCCGACGCGGCGAAACTGGATGTGCCCGACTCGCCGCGGCTGAAGCAACCCGACCAGTTCCGCTACATCGGCAAGCCGCTGCCGCGGCACGACATGGCCGACGTGGTCACCGGCCGGCGCACCTATGGTGCCGACACCCGCATTCCCGGCATGAAATACGCCGCCATCCGCCACGTCCCGGTCATGGGCGGGGCGGTGAAGTCTTTCGACGCCACGGCCGCCAGGGCCATGCCCGGCGTCGTCGACGTGATCGCCATCGATCGCTTCGAGAACGCCTACGGCAGCCTGGGCGGCATCGCCGTGGTCGCCGATACCACCTGGCAGGCACGCAAGGCGCTGGACGCCGTGCAGGTCGAGTTTGAGCCCGGGCCGCATGGCGGCTATGACTCGTCCGCCTACAAGGCCGAACTGGTCAGCCGCGTTGAGCAGCCCTGCGAGAAAACACATGAACGCGGCGACCTGGCCGGCGTGTTCGACGCGGCCCAGTCGCGGCACAAGGCCACCTACACGGGCGGACATTTGTCCCATTCGCCGATGGAACCCATGGCCAGCACGGTCTGGGTACGCGAAGACGATGTCGAAGTCTGGGCGTCGACCCAGGACCCGGCCGGCATCCAGCGCACCCTGGGCGCGTTCCTGGGACGCGAACCGGAGTCCATCACCGTGCACGTGATGATGGCCGGTGGTGCCTTCGGGCGGAAGTTCAAGTGTGACTACGTGCAGGAAGCCGCGGCGCTGTCGCGGGCCGTCGGCGCGCCGGTTCACCTGACCTGGTCGCGCGAGGAAGACACGCGCACCGGCTACTACCACTCGCTCAGCGCGCAGCATATCGAGGCATCGATGGACGCCGAGGGCAACGTCACCGGCTGGCTGCACCGGGCCGCGTTCCCGGCCATCCGCACGACCTTCGACCCCAGCGTCGACCGCCCGTCCGCCGACGACCTGTCGGCGGTCAGCGACCACCCGTACGGCATCGCCAACATGCAGGTCGAGTCCGGCCTGTCACCGGCGCATACCCGCATCGGCTGGTACCGGGCCGTGTATGCCATTTTCTACGGCTACGCCATCAACGTGTTCACTCACGAACTGGCGGAGAAGGCCGGCAAGGACCCGCTCGATTTCTACCGGCAGATCTACGCCAACAACACCAACCCGGAGCAGGCCGAGCAGGTGCAGCGTTCGCTGGGCGTGCTGAACCTGGCGGCCGAGAAGGCCGGCTGGGGCCGCGAACTGCCCGACGGCCAGGGCCTGGGCATCGCCGTGCACCACAGCTTCGAGTCCTACCTGGCCATGGTGGTCCATGCCGAGGTCGACGGTGACGACATCAAGGTGCACCGGGTGGACTGCGCGGTCGATTGCGGCCTGGTGCTGAATCCCGACCAGGCCACGGCGCAAATGGAAGGCGCGGTCATGATGGGCATGTCTTTGGCCCTGTACACGGAGGTCAGCTTCCGCGAGGGCGCGGTCGTCAATTCGAATTTCCATGACTACCCGGTCCTGCGCAGCAACGAGGCGCCACCGGAGATCAACGTGTATTTCACCAATACGGAC
This genomic interval carries:
- a CDS encoding bactofilin family protein, encoding MFDKRKDSNEQAPKAHFDAGLNDAAATRAANPSSGRSAVIGPKIRINGDVSGEENLLVEGQVDGKVSLGQHRLDIGTTGKVNADIEARIVKVDGEVNGDISGSEKVIISSSGNVRGNIVAPRMSLEDGAKFKGSIDMDPGKPAAQPAKPAAEAASANGSRPADTAKSANGQAPVPGKDKSAQEGLSLKAD
- a CDS encoding sigma-70 family RNA polymerase sigma factor, whose product is MDETGKPQWRFNFRMTDSEITLLLDRWSKGDEAALEQLLPLIYAELHRTAGAYMAAQRAGHTLQPTALVNEAFMRLSNPADSPFRNRSHFLAAAAQAMRHLLIDHARRKQAEKRFDPVNRVTLLEGDFAGESDEADVLALNEALERLREANPRQEQVVVLRYFGGMSQEEVAEVLDVSVPTVARDWRIARLLLHEWLSADDAS
- a CDS encoding xanthine dehydrogenase family protein molybdopterin-binding subunit, with translation MSVFHVTRRDFLRTSGVAAGGLTLGVGFTASALGSAQAPDPTELNAFVHIAPNGDTVLYCGRCEMGQGISTALPAAVADELEADWSRVTVLQGDGDAKYGPQNTGGSKSINVMFTPMREAGAAAQAMLVTAAAQRWNLPVDDCYADNHVVRNRQDDRQLGYGELAADAAKLDVPDSPRLKQPDQFRYIGKPLPRHDMADVVTGRRTYGADTRIPGMKYAAIRHVPVMGGAVKSFDATAARAMPGVVDVIAIDRFENAYGSLGGIAVVADTTWQARKALDAVQVEFEPGPHGGYDSSAYKAELVSRVEQPCEKTHERGDLAGVFDAAQSRHKATYTGGHLSHSPMEPMASTVWVREDDVEVWASTQDPAGIQRTLGAFLGREPESITVHVMMAGGAFGRKFKCDYVQEAAALSRAVGAPVHLTWSREEDTRTGYYHSLSAQHIEASMDAEGNVTGWLHRAAFPAIRTTFDPSVDRPSADDLSAVSDHPYGIANMQVESGLSPAHTRIGWYRAVYAIFYGYAINVFTHELAEKAGKDPLDFYRQIYANNTNPEQAEQVQRSLGVLNLAAEKAGWGRELPDGQGLGIAVHHSFESYLAMVVHAEVDGDDIKVHRVDCAVDCGLVLNPDQATAQMEGAVMMGMSLALYTEVSFREGAVVNSNFHDYPVLRSNEAPPEINVYFTNTDARPTGLGEPGVPTFAPALAGAIYAASGVRHRDLPIKPMTV
- a CDS encoding DUF6524 family protein, with the translated sequence MADGSKSSNEFGAIDFLWRLVASFFLVFLTFNPSGWSYFHWVKRAVANEDGTGGISAVHFFVGAILLAGWTVFLVSTKNSLGLLGSVIGALIIGTGIWLLIDIGVVSAGSANAVAWLVLSAMAILLAIGLSWSHVWRRLSGQLEVDDND
- a CDS encoding tetratricopeptide repeat protein, which translates into the protein MNDRAERDRRIAELLEVIIDLEPEEQARVLAAREADPELARHVLKLAAAEDAPGHRLDQPLLTGVDVDLDALARAAQEPDTPEDPETIGPFTRIQLLGEGGMGRVYLAHQSAPVERDVALKVMRHGLSRDIDRLRFDTERQALARLNHPNIAQIFEAGTTETGHPWFAMEWVRGVSISQFSDEHRLGVDARLRLFMDALLAIQHAHQNQLLHRDLKPSNILVTAVDDLPMVKIIDFGIAEGLDDTDAESRHRGQRAGTPGYAPPESLPTDGQPVHLDTRSDIYTLGVTLYELLCDRRPFDRAGDAPTEVWRRIREDTPPTPAAQVAGLHPEEARHVAGNRSARPDQLVRTLSGDLGAIVMKAMARDREQRYGSISAFYQDLVHYLSHEPVTARANDFTHVAALFFRRRAGAVIAAAMLLVAMGVGLVAWSEEARRAAQEAQRAQREALQAREALAESRQLSDFVVDLFELTGTRSGQPQRMTTRELLDLGAEQVAGHPSLPPLERARLMQLLGEIYTRVYALEPARTMAMGALTLRREHLPATHTAIADSLGLLGDIHRIEMQYEQAEPLLLEALAIAEAAEPPHPAALAVALERMASLYWIQDRTDDAIAALERALDIREVELGGADELALADALFHLGNMLHTRGRDDEAQPYLAEAARLYRIIHGDGHVKTATTLNNLAQSEEALGQLDAAESHYRDAIAAWHAIHGHFHPRPILASESLARALGRWGRPTDGMALAQTALDDRIALHGGETADATPAMIALGVNQALAGHLTAAAASLERARQVAAAEFGEQHARTQAAMDAIGWLNWYEGEAAVAERIHRKLLEARQARLGEDHALTAFSHLNLGLALGSLGRFDEAVVELTTALDVWSGSRGSGHRSTALAQHYLGLAKWHLGDPQGAEALFEQALATRGRLYPPSHRDVESSRNALEAIRANSAPLSFDARH
- a CDS encoding (2Fe-2S)-binding protein — its product is MPETINVNGQPQTFDGDGDMPLLWYLREKLDLTGTKFGCGMGLCGACTVHLDGQAIRSCLTPVSTAFGRDITTIEGLSEDGSHPLQLAWIRHRVPQCGYCQAGQIMNAASFLATNPSPDRDAVDQAMQGNICRCGTYNRIKAAILDVAGTESEDMA